Proteins found in one Labeo rohita strain BAU-BD-2019 chromosome 11, IGBB_LRoh.1.0, whole genome shotgun sequence genomic segment:
- the LOC127173171 gene encoding inter-alpha-trypsin inhibitor heavy chain H3-like isoform X2 produces the protein MMDRAVLRLVLLGVFLISATSGSVKKKENVDIYSFHINSTVTSRYATTIITSRVANTLNESQEIQFEVKIPKNAFISKFRMVIEGKTYDGVVKEKGEAQQQYNVAVSRGQSAGLVKSVGRTLEDFKTSVTVAALSKVTFELTYEELLQRRLGRYELLINAQPMQPVADFKMDVHIREKPGISFLEVKGDLSTGDLANAIKTTRADKDAWVTFYPTRDQQTKCKSCGENGLNGNLLITYDVERRNPKGDVVVSNGYFVHYFAPSNVPRIPKNVVFIIDRSGSMHGRKIEQTRLALLRILSDLDEDDHFGLITFDNEVSLWKRELLKATETNLENAKSFVKKISDGGATDINAAVLAGVEMINRHPREGTASILILLTDGDPTAGETNIEKIMANVKEAIGTKFPLYCLGFGYDVNFDFLTKMSLENSGVARRIYEDSDADLQLQGFYDEVAVPLLTDIQLKYPGGTNLTKTSFNLYFNGSEIVVSGQITDNSVESFTTEVIAVSKGSNVKYQDTIMTKDSSNVPPENEDFMQRLWAYLTVKQLLERQVLLKGQEKEDENKEALKLSLKYQFVTPLTSMVVTKPQEGEVEVADKPREGRKEHFDDFDADPVPDNVQSLPVQQPNFVYSIDEEESAYDFIIDVQPTYSSPIHETSPPAVEDVHSNNFLLPVVGQSKPLCFDIPVPHKLRLLHDSASEFSMNGESLSEQNGFHQIAFHYKKNHHLIVSTKSISYRNGQDNVDFLWGQEKTQHNTDGVSLVVLENELNVTMGNIGVVVLSHKKDGVMFLWPAIWEYPKDISLTGVLGKANISYEEIKGSQTPTLKINDKEVKASLETVSDYRLHSTPIRECWLVPFQAVMEAEISDFTVIQL, from the exons ATGATGGATCGAGCAGTTCTCCGGCTGGTTCTCTTGGGTGTTTTTCTCATCTCAGCCACTTCAGGTTCTGTTAAGAAG AAAGAAAATGTGGATATATACAGCTTCCACATTAACTCCACGGTCACCAGTCGCTACGCCACAACAATCATCACAAGCCGCGTTGCCAACACACTGAATGAATCTCAAGAAATCCAGTTTGAGGTCAAGATTCCCAAAAATGCCTTCATCAGCAAATTCAGAAT GGTTATAGAGGGGAAAACATATGATGGAGTTGTGAAAGAAAAAGGAGAAGCTCAGCAGCAATACAATGTAGCAGTATCTAGAGGACAAAGTGCTGGACTGGTCAA atctGTTGGAAGGACTTTAGAGGACTTTAAAACTTCAGTAACGGTGGCTGCT TTAAGTAAAGTGACCTTTGAGTTGACCTACGAGGAACTGCTACAGCGTCGCCTCGGGAGATACGAGCTACTCATCAATGCCCAACCGATGCAGCCGGTGGCTGACTTCAAG ATGGATGTGCACATCCGAGAGAAACCAGGAATTTCCTTCTTGGAGGTGAAAGGAGATTTGAGCACCGGTGATCTGGCCAATGCCATCAAAACCACCAGAGCAGACAAAGAT GCATGGGTGACCTTCTATCCCACACGAGATCAACAGACCAAGTGTAAAAGCTGTGGAGAAAATGGGTTGAATGGCAACCTGCTCATAACATACGATGTCGAGAGACGAAATCCCAAAGGAGACGTTGTG GTATCAAATGGCTATTTCGTCCACTACTTTGCACCCTCTAATGTTCCACGTATTCCCAAAAATGTGGTGTTTATCATTGACCGGAGTGGCTCTATGCACGGCAGAAAAATAGAGCAG ACTCGTTTGGCACTGCTAAGGATTTTGAGTGATCTTGATGAGGACGACCACTTTGGATTGATCACCTTTGACAATGAAGTTAGCTTATGGAAGCGTGAGCTCCTCAAAGCTACTGAGACAAACCTGGAGAATGCAAAATCTTTTGTGAAAAAGATCAGCGATGGAGGAG CCACAGACATAAACGCAGCAGTTCTAGCAGGAGTGGAGATGATCAATCGACATCCACGAGAGGGAACAGCCTCCATCCTCATCCTGCTGACTGATGGAGATCCCACTGCAG GTGAAACCAACATTGAGAAGATCATGGCTAATGTGAAAGAGGCCATTGGGACAAAGTTTCCCCTCTATTGTCTTGGTTTTGGATATGATGTTAACTTTGACTTCCTGACAAAGATGTCGCTGGAAAATAGTGGAGTTGCTCGCAGGATTTATGAAGATTCGGATGCTGATCTACAGCTGCAG gGCTTCTATGATGAAGTTGCCGTCCCTCTCCTCACTGATATTCAACTGAAATACCCAGGAGGGACAAACCTTACCAAGACCAGCTTTAACTTGTATTTTAATGGCTCTGAGATTGTGGTGTCAGGACAAATCACAGACAACAGTGTGGAGAGTTTCACCACTGAAGTCATCGCAGTATCA AAAGGCAGTAATGTGAAGTATCAGGACACTATAATGACAAAAGACTCCAGTAATGTCCCACCTGAGAATGAAGATTTCATGCAGAGATTGTGGGCCTACCTTACAGTGAAGCAGCTTCTGGAGAGACA GGTGCTTCTTAAAGGACAAGAGAAAGAGGATGAAAATAAAGAAGCTCTCAAACTCTCCCTCAAATACCAGTTTGTCACTCCCCTCACCTCTATGGTCGTTACTAAGCCACAAGAAGGTGAAGTGGAAGTTGCCGACAAACCCAGAGAGGGACGAAAAGAACATTTTGATGATTTTGATGCTg ATCCAGTTCCTGATAATGTCCAAT CATTACCAGTGCAGCAGCCCAATT ttgtataCAGTATTGATGAAGAAGAGTCAGCTTATG ATTTCATTATTGATGTTCAGCCCACAT ATAGCTCCCCAATACATGAAACTAGTCCCCCTGCTGTGGAAG ACGTCCATAGCAATAATTTCCTCCTGCCTGTTGTTGGTCAGTCAAAGCCACTTTGCTTTGACATTCCTGTTCCTCACAAACTCAGACTCCTACATGATTCAGCTTCAG AGTTTTCTATGAATGGAGAATCTTTGAGTGAACAAAATGGGTTCCATCAAATTGCTTTTCATTATAAAAAGAACCATCACTTAATAGTAAGCACAAAGTCTATCAGTTACCGAAATGGCCAAGACAATGTTGATTTTTTGTGGGGCCAGGAAAAGACCCAACACAATACAGATgg CGTGTCTCTGGTTGTTCTGGAAAATGAATTGAATGTTACCATGGGAAATATTGGTGTTGTTGTTCTTTCTCATAAGAAGGATGGGGTCATGTTTTTGTGGCCTGCCATTTGGGAATATCCAAAAGATATCAGCCTGACAGGTGTTTTAG GAAAGGCTAATATTTCATATGAGGAAATTAAAGGATCACAAACACCAACTCTAAAGATAAACGACAAGGAGGTGAAGGCGTCTTT
- the LOC127173171 gene encoding inter-alpha-trypsin inhibitor heavy chain H3-like isoform X1: MMDRAVLRLVLLGVFLISATSGSVKKKENVDIYSFHINSTVTSRYATTIITSRVANTLNESQEIQFEVKIPKNAFISKFRMVIEGKTYDGVVKEKGEAQQQYNVAVSRGQSAGLVKSVGRTLEDFKTSVTVAALSKVTFELTYEELLQRRLGRYELLINAQPMQPVADFKMDVHIREKPGISFLEVKGDLSTGDLANAIKTTRADKDAWVTFYPTRDQQTKCKSCGENGLNGNLLITYDVERRNPKGDVVVSNGYFVHYFAPSNVPRIPKNVVFIIDRSGSMHGRKIEQTRLALLRILSDLDEDDHFGLITFDNEVSLWKRELLKATETNLENAKSFVKKISDGGATDINAAVLAGVEMINRHPREGTASILILLTDGDPTAGETNIEKIMANVKEAIGTKFPLYCLGFGYDVNFDFLTKMSLENSGVARRIYEDSDADLQLQGFYDEVAVPLLTDIQLKYPGGTNLTKTSFNLYFNGSEIVVSGQITDNSVESFTTEVIAVSKGSNVKYQDTIMTKDSSNVPPENEDFMQRLWAYLTVKQLLERQVLLKGQEKEDENKEALKLSLKYQFVTPLTSMVVTKPQEGEVEVADKPREGRKEHFDDFDADPVPDNVQCLSLPVQQPNFVYSIDEEESAYDFIIDVQPTYSSPIHETSPPAVEDVHSNNFLLPVVGQSKPLCFDIPVPHKLRLLHDSASEFSMNGESLSEQNGFHQIAFHYKKNHHLIVSTKSISYRNGQDNVDFLWGQEKTQHNTDGVSLVVLENELNVTMGNIGVVVLSHKKDGVMFLWPAIWEYPKDISLTGVLGKANISYEEIKGSQTPTLKINDKEVKASLETVSDYRLHSTPIRECWLVPFQAVMEAEISDFTVIQL, from the exons ATGATGGATCGAGCAGTTCTCCGGCTGGTTCTCTTGGGTGTTTTTCTCATCTCAGCCACTTCAGGTTCTGTTAAGAAG AAAGAAAATGTGGATATATACAGCTTCCACATTAACTCCACGGTCACCAGTCGCTACGCCACAACAATCATCACAAGCCGCGTTGCCAACACACTGAATGAATCTCAAGAAATCCAGTTTGAGGTCAAGATTCCCAAAAATGCCTTCATCAGCAAATTCAGAAT GGTTATAGAGGGGAAAACATATGATGGAGTTGTGAAAGAAAAAGGAGAAGCTCAGCAGCAATACAATGTAGCAGTATCTAGAGGACAAAGTGCTGGACTGGTCAA atctGTTGGAAGGACTTTAGAGGACTTTAAAACTTCAGTAACGGTGGCTGCT TTAAGTAAAGTGACCTTTGAGTTGACCTACGAGGAACTGCTACAGCGTCGCCTCGGGAGATACGAGCTACTCATCAATGCCCAACCGATGCAGCCGGTGGCTGACTTCAAG ATGGATGTGCACATCCGAGAGAAACCAGGAATTTCCTTCTTGGAGGTGAAAGGAGATTTGAGCACCGGTGATCTGGCCAATGCCATCAAAACCACCAGAGCAGACAAAGAT GCATGGGTGACCTTCTATCCCACACGAGATCAACAGACCAAGTGTAAAAGCTGTGGAGAAAATGGGTTGAATGGCAACCTGCTCATAACATACGATGTCGAGAGACGAAATCCCAAAGGAGACGTTGTG GTATCAAATGGCTATTTCGTCCACTACTTTGCACCCTCTAATGTTCCACGTATTCCCAAAAATGTGGTGTTTATCATTGACCGGAGTGGCTCTATGCACGGCAGAAAAATAGAGCAG ACTCGTTTGGCACTGCTAAGGATTTTGAGTGATCTTGATGAGGACGACCACTTTGGATTGATCACCTTTGACAATGAAGTTAGCTTATGGAAGCGTGAGCTCCTCAAAGCTACTGAGACAAACCTGGAGAATGCAAAATCTTTTGTGAAAAAGATCAGCGATGGAGGAG CCACAGACATAAACGCAGCAGTTCTAGCAGGAGTGGAGATGATCAATCGACATCCACGAGAGGGAACAGCCTCCATCCTCATCCTGCTGACTGATGGAGATCCCACTGCAG GTGAAACCAACATTGAGAAGATCATGGCTAATGTGAAAGAGGCCATTGGGACAAAGTTTCCCCTCTATTGTCTTGGTTTTGGATATGATGTTAACTTTGACTTCCTGACAAAGATGTCGCTGGAAAATAGTGGAGTTGCTCGCAGGATTTATGAAGATTCGGATGCTGATCTACAGCTGCAG gGCTTCTATGATGAAGTTGCCGTCCCTCTCCTCACTGATATTCAACTGAAATACCCAGGAGGGACAAACCTTACCAAGACCAGCTTTAACTTGTATTTTAATGGCTCTGAGATTGTGGTGTCAGGACAAATCACAGACAACAGTGTGGAGAGTTTCACCACTGAAGTCATCGCAGTATCA AAAGGCAGTAATGTGAAGTATCAGGACACTATAATGACAAAAGACTCCAGTAATGTCCCACCTGAGAATGAAGATTTCATGCAGAGATTGTGGGCCTACCTTACAGTGAAGCAGCTTCTGGAGAGACA GGTGCTTCTTAAAGGACAAGAGAAAGAGGATGAAAATAAAGAAGCTCTCAAACTCTCCCTCAAATACCAGTTTGTCACTCCCCTCACCTCTATGGTCGTTACTAAGCCACAAGAAGGTGAAGTGGAAGTTGCCGACAAACCCAGAGAGGGACGAAAAGAACATTTTGATGATTTTGATGCTg ATCCAGTTCCTGATAATGTCCAATGTCTGT CATTACCAGTGCAGCAGCCCAATT ttgtataCAGTATTGATGAAGAAGAGTCAGCTTATG ATTTCATTATTGATGTTCAGCCCACAT ATAGCTCCCCAATACATGAAACTAGTCCCCCTGCTGTGGAAG ACGTCCATAGCAATAATTTCCTCCTGCCTGTTGTTGGTCAGTCAAAGCCACTTTGCTTTGACATTCCTGTTCCTCACAAACTCAGACTCCTACATGATTCAGCTTCAG AGTTTTCTATGAATGGAGAATCTTTGAGTGAACAAAATGGGTTCCATCAAATTGCTTTTCATTATAAAAAGAACCATCACTTAATAGTAAGCACAAAGTCTATCAGTTACCGAAATGGCCAAGACAATGTTGATTTTTTGTGGGGCCAGGAAAAGACCCAACACAATACAGATgg CGTGTCTCTGGTTGTTCTGGAAAATGAATTGAATGTTACCATGGGAAATATTGGTGTTGTTGTTCTTTCTCATAAGAAGGATGGGGTCATGTTTTTGTGGCCTGCCATTTGGGAATATCCAAAAGATATCAGCCTGACAGGTGTTTTAG GAAAGGCTAATATTTCATATGAGGAAATTAAAGGATCACAAACACCAACTCTAAAGATAAACGACAAGGAGGTGAAGGCGTCTTT